DNA from Candidatus Saccharimonadales bacterium:
GTTATAGTAAGCTCAGATGACTGGCAAGCGTGACTTAAATATTCGGGCCCGGCAAACTGCTTAAAGAGCGGTGGTTTGCTAACGGCCCGAGAATAGCTCGCCAAATAATTTAAGGATTAAAATGAGAACTCTGAGTAAAGAATTAAAGAAGTTTGTTGGTGAAAAAGTTACCGTCCAGGGGTGGTTGCATAAAAAACGCTTGCTTGGTGGCTTAACGTTTATTGTGGTGCGCGACCGCAGCGGTTTGGTGCAGGTTTTAGTAAAAGATAAAGATGAAGTAGAGAAGCTACGTGGCTTACAATTGGGTACAATTTTAAAAGTAGAAGGTTTAGTAGCGGCCGATGACCGTGCGCCTGGTGGTGTTGAGCTTCACGAGGTTGTTTTGCACGTAGAAGTGCCGGTGGAATTTGAATCACCGATCGAGATTGATAAACCATTAAGTCATGAATCTAGTAACCTTGACACACTTTTAGATTATCGAGTGGTTGGTTTGCGCAACACGCGCGAACAGGCGATTTTTAAAATTCAGTCCGAAATTCAGCGCGCAATCCGCAAATATTTGCACGAACAAGATTTTACCGAATTTAAATCGCCAAAACTTTTGCCTGGCGCGACCGAAGGTGGAGCCGAAGTTTTTAAACTCGACTACTTTGGTAAAGAAGCGACACTAGCCCAAAGCCCGCAATTTTACAAAGAAATCATGGTTGGTGTTTTTGAGCGCGTTTACGAAATTGGTGCGGCTTACCGTGCCGAACCAAGCGCAACAACCCGCCACATGACCGAATATACGAGCGTTGATGCCGAAATGGGCTTTGTTACAATCGAAGACATTAAAAAGTTGCTAAGCGGCATCATGCACGAAGTCTCTGACCACCTGTGGAAAGAATGTGAAGCAGAGTTGAACATGTGGGGATCGGTTAAACCGATTCTGCCAAAAGAAATCCCGAGTCTGAGCATGGCGCAAATTCACGAACTTTACAGCGCTGCAACGGGCGAAAATACAGTTGGCGAAAAAGACCTACGCCCGGATGAAGAGCGCTGGATATGCGATTACACAAAAGAGAACATGGGGTCTGAGGCTGTATTCGTAACCGACTGGCCTGCCAGCGAAATGCGCTTTTACCACAAAACTCAAGACGGTAAACCAGAATTCGCCGACCGAATAGACTTGCTGTTCCGTGGTCTTGAAATGGTGACTGGCAGTATGCGTGAAAACCGCTACGATGTCTTAGTGCGACAGCTAAAAGAAATGGCCGGAGGTGACCCAGAGTCAGAAGGCTTTAAAAACTTCGTGGCCGCCTTCAAATACGGCATGCCGTCACTTGGTGGCTTTGGCATGGGCTTGGAGCGCTTAACTCAAAAAATGATTGGACTGCAAAACGTCAAAGAAGCCACGTTATTCCCACGCGACATCAACCGCCTAGCGCCTTAGCTATGCTACTTAGTATTAACAAAGGAGAAATATGAAAAAATCATTAGGACAAATAGTCTTTGGACTAGCAGTAATTTTTATAGGCGTTGGCTTTGCTCTAGATGCTCTAAACATCGTGAATTTTAGTATGGCGGCAAGCACGTGGTGGCCGTTATTTGTGATTCTAGCAGGAGTGGTGAGCTTGATTAGTAATCCACGCACCTTTGTGTGGCCTTTGGTCATTATAGCTGCGGGTATTCTATTGCAAATTCGCGAGCTTGGATTGCTGACGTTCAACCCTTGGGGTTTGATCTGGCCAGTGATAATTATTATCTTTGGAGCGTCAATTTTGTTTAAAAGTGGTGCAGGTAGCAAAAAACAAGACCGTAAAGAGAAAGATCTTGATTTATTTGCGGGCTTTTCGGGCCACGAGGCAAAGAGTAGTAGCGACGATTTCAAGGGCGGTAAAGCTACAGCAATCTTTGGTGGAATTGAACTTGATTTACGTCACGCTAAGATCAAGGACAAAGCTAGTCTAGAAGTTTTTGCAGCTTTTGGTGGAATCGATATTCGTGTCCCCGAAGGCTGGCGCGTTGAAGTTAGTGGTACGCCAATTTTGGGAGGCTGGGAAAACAAAACTGACGAACCTAAAGAAAAGAATGCCCCTACGCTAATTATTCAGGGTACGTGCCTTTTTGGCGGCGTGAGCATTAAAAACTAACGAATCACATTTGCTACTGCTGAAACAAGTTGGTCGTTAAAAACCGATGGGATAATTTGATCGGCTGTCGGCTTTTGCACTAAGCCTGCGATAGCTTTGGCTGCAGCAATTTTATGCTGATCGGTAATTGTTTTTACCCGGTTATCTAGAGCACCTCTAAAAATCCCCGGAAAGGCGAGAGCGTTGTTGACCTGATTAGGAAAATCACTCCGACCAGTTGCAACAACCGCTGCACCAGCCTTTTTGGCTTCGTCAGGCATGATTTCGGGGGTTGGGTTAGACATCGCAAAGATTATCGGATCGGTTGCCATAGATTCAACCATCTTAGAGGTGAGTAGCCCTGGCTTTGACACTCCTATAAAAATGTCAGCACCCTTAAGAGCGTCGTCAAGAGAACCATCAATATTGCGAGGGTTAGTATTGGTGAGAAGTTTCTTTTTTTCGTCGTTAAGGTCGGTTCGGTTTTTGCTCACAATACCTTTACTATCGATTGCTAAGATGTCGGGCTTGGCATATAAATGTAGTAAATTAATGATCGCCGTTCCCGCTGCGCCTGCACCGACTACAACTATTTTGCAATCTTTTAATGATTTTTTGGTAACTTTCGTAGCGTTTATTAGGCCAGCTAAAACTACAACTGCCGTGCCATGCTGGTCGTCGTGCATAACGGGGATATCGAGTTCGGCTTTAAGTCTATCTTCAACTTCAAAACAGATTGGAGCGGCGATGTCCTCGAGGTTTATTCCGCCAAAGCTTGGAGCGATCGCTTTAACTACACTTACGATTTCATCTGCCGAATGCACATCCAAAGTAATCGGTACTGAATCGATATTCGCAAAATGTTTAAAAAGTAGTGATTTACCTTCCATGACAGGCATTGCTGC
Protein-coding regions in this window:
- the aspS gene encoding aspartate--tRNA(Asn) ligase, which produces MRTLSKELKKFVGEKVTVQGWLHKKRLLGGLTFIVVRDRSGLVQVLVKDKDEVEKLRGLQLGTILKVEGLVAADDRAPGGVELHEVVLHVEVPVEFESPIEIDKPLSHESSNLDTLLDYRVVGLRNTREQAIFKIQSEIQRAIRKYLHEQDFTEFKSPKLLPGATEGGAEVFKLDYFGKEATLAQSPQFYKEIMVGVFERVYEIGAAYRAEPSATTRHMTEYTSVDAEMGFVTIEDIKKLLSGIMHEVSDHLWKECEAELNMWGSVKPILPKEIPSLSMAQIHELYSAATGENTVGEKDLRPDEERWICDYTKENMGSEAVFVTDWPASEMRFYHKTQDGKPEFADRIDLLFRGLEMVTGSMRENRYDVLVRQLKEMAGGDPESEGFKNFVAAFKYGMPSLGGFGMGLERLTQKMIGLQNVKEATLFPRDINRLAP
- a CDS encoding NADP-dependent malic enzyme; amino-acid sequence: MTKNTEALQIHKKFAGKITTALRDKPTPETLKLYYTPGVAEVSQAIAQDPGKLPEYTWTNNLVAVISDGSAVLGLGNIGPKAAMPVMEGKSLLFKHFANIDSVPITLDVHSADEIVSVVKAIAPSFGGINLEDIAAPICFEVEDRLKAELDIPVMHDDQHGTAVVVLAGLINATKVTKKSLKDCKIVVVGAGAAGTAIINLLHLYAKPDILAIDSKGIVSKNRTDLNDEKKKLLTNTNPRNIDGSLDDALKGADIFIGVSKPGLLTSKMVESMATDPIIFAMSNPTPEIMPDEAKKAGAAVVATGRSDFPNQVNNALAFPGIFRGALDNRVKTITDQHKIAAAKAIAGLVQKPTADQIIPSVFNDQLVSAVANVIR
- a CDS encoding DUF5668 domain-containing protein translates to MKKSLGQIVFGLAVIFIGVGFALDALNIVNFSMAASTWWPLFVILAGVVSLISNPRTFVWPLVIIAAGILLQIRELGLLTFNPWGLIWPVIIIIFGASILFKSGAGSKKQDRKEKDLDLFAGFSGHEAKSSSDDFKGGKATAIFGGIELDLRHAKIKDKASLEVFAAFGGIDIRVPEGWRVEVSGTPILGGWENKTDEPKEKNAPTLIIQGTCLFGGVSIKN